A genomic stretch from Planctomicrobium piriforme includes:
- a CDS encoding EF-hand domain-containing protein encodes MRKVHYFAMLALALSGMAGIASAQSEENPSPEQPVAVDKPAEPSDGPAKKQKPEKKSDEDQKKPQLPSRDDMFKRLDKDGDGAISRQEFDSAADRMEAMHKEFQQRMERGPRGGRPSLAGRDGAPGQRMGRQHGHSHAGMGRGPQGRHHGGQGPQASGRHGGPGFQHRGHGPHHAFHGGHSGRGHHGMHAHHGHRHHAFHGHESHRGPWGDRGASFSPRHHGQFRGQFQGHSLARHDFGGERGRPEFGYGTGEGRRHAFGPGPGRGGQDWGRPQHPMAMHDRGESRDSGRRDGERRDGERGMEQRGPQFHGEHGEHSHREPGMSGDRPERGGPQARHAEGFRPHRPEAGPGERGPRPEGSDRGFGPRPPRGPEQMDRPQRDGEREFRPERGPGAPPRGDQAGPRDGDRPQSRPSFNREGRDGDRPRPPAPREGRSEDRPQEVDVRDRSADVTPEVESNVAARPVTVPMPETIEADAAT; translated from the coding sequence GTGCGCAAGGTTCACTATTTTGCCATGTTGGCCCTGGCACTCTCCGGCATGGCCGGAATTGCCTCGGCCCAGTCCGAAGAAAACCCTTCTCCCGAACAGCCGGTCGCCGTCGACAAGCCGGCCGAGCCATCTGATGGGCCGGCCAAAAAACAAAAGCCGGAAAAGAAGTCCGACGAAGACCAGAAGAAACCGCAGCTCCCCAGCCGCGACGACATGTTCAAACGGCTCGACAAGGACGGCGATGGCGCTATCAGCCGTCAGGAATTCGACTCCGCCGCCGACCGCATGGAAGCAATGCACAAAGAGTTCCAGCAGCGAATGGAGCGCGGCCCACGGGGCGGTCGTCCGTCGCTCGCCGGACGCGACGGAGCACCCGGACAGCGCATGGGCCGTCAACATGGTCATTCCCACGCCGGGATGGGCCGCGGACCGCAAGGCCGTCACCATGGCGGGCAAGGGCCGCAAGCCTCTGGCCGGCACGGCGGACCTGGCTTTCAACATCGGGGCCATGGACCGCATCACGCCTTCCACGGCGGCCACTCCGGTCGCGGACACCACGGGATGCATGCTCATCATGGGCACCGTCATCACGCCTTTCATGGCCACGAAAGTCACCGTGGCCCGTGGGGTGATCGCGGAGCCAGCTTCTCACCTCGTCATCACGGACAGTTCCGCGGACAATTCCAGGGTCACTCACTCGCCCGACATGACTTCGGCGGCGAACGCGGTCGTCCGGAATTTGGTTACGGAACCGGCGAAGGTCGCCGACACGCTTTCGGACCTGGACCTGGCCGTGGCGGACAAGACTGGGGACGCCCGCAACATCCCATGGCCATGCACGACCGCGGCGAATCCCGCGACAGTGGACGTCGAGATGGGGAACGTCGAGACGGCGAACGGGGCATGGAACAGCGTGGACCCCAGTTCCATGGAGAACACGGTGAACACTCGCACCGCGAACCCGGCATGAGCGGCGACCGTCCGGAACGGGGCGGCCCTCAGGCACGCCACGCAGAAGGCTTTCGCCCGCATCGGCCCGAAGCTGGTCCAGGTGAACGCGGACCTCGACCGGAAGGTTCCGATCGCGGCTTTGGTCCACGCCCTCCGCGCGGTCCGGAACAGATGGACCGTCCGCAGCGTGACGGCGAACGTGAATTTCGTCCAGAACGCGGACCAGGCGCTCCCCCTCGTGGAGATCAGGCTGGCCCACGCGATGGAGATCGTCCCCAGTCACGCCCTTCCTTCAATCGTGAAGGCCGCGACGGCGACCGTCCCCGCCCGCCCGCTCCGCGCGAAGGCCGCTCGGAAGATCGTCCTCAAGAAGTAGACGTCCGTGACCGCTCGGCCGACGTGACTCCCGAAGTCGAATCCAACGTCGCTGCCCGACCAGTCACGGTTCCGATGCCGGAAACCATCGAAGCCGACGCCGCAACCTGA